Proteins found in one Gigantopelta aegis isolate Gae_Host chromosome 12, Gae_host_genome, whole genome shotgun sequence genomic segment:
- the LOC121385964 gene encoding kelch-like protein 25: MDRTKNNILQNIHDEMVKGKFSDLDIVCENGTTSANRLVLAAMSSYFRAILTSDMTESRTGILNLNTVTVSVFQDILKMSLCSVDLVNEDNCVKLLDAGEMMQLDDVKNLCHRYLKESLVLNADNCLHWWRILNRYNVPDLSSRALSYLTENLTNFVETENIGHLSKTELLEILSKDYLKCKEDVIMKGVMKWLEANNPDADDVKHIFEMIRINLVDPKFLVENVVFSKFVLDHDTVKLMITNAMRSHDLTSGCNSRFQNGRVDLFVLQYTNTSLLSCFTSEGTWEDVPPAPVDPSSWYSAASLGNKIYITGGERTRKCTLVYDVCRKEWETGPDLEEQRFDHCMATANCKVYAIGGEYSKTIEEMSESGTRWQVVGDLKQNRQDAFAATFGHNILVMGGQSGRSESDVIQSFNTATRCVSNLGSRLPYSSMCLRGSVHLPDVYLLDYDGNVMHVQVTDSDGEIKIEVKSTAKWRSFEYCFGILWQNGSLLSFGGCDTNCEIRKYNVAEGKEENITFIKSTRSGYVYGVLPVSRKA, from the coding sequence ATGGATCGTACTAAAAACAACATTCTCCAAAACATCCACGATGAGATGGTCAAAGGTAAGTTCAGTGACCTTGACATTGTCTGTGAGAATGGGACAACGAGCGCAAACCGTTTGGTCCTTGCCGCGATGTCATCGTACTTCCGGGCAATTTTAACATCAGACATGACAGAAAGTCGGACGGGCATCTTAAATCTGAACACTGTCACGGTGTCGGTGTTCCAGGATATTCTCAAGATGTCTTTGTGTTCAGTGGATCTTGTAAACGAAGACAACTGCGTCAAACTGTTAGACGCAGGTGAAATGATGCAGCTTGATGACGTCAAAAATCTGTGTCATCGTTATCTTAAGGAAAGTCTAGTGCTCAATGCCGACAATTGTCTACACTGGTGGAGAATTCTGAATCGCTACAATGTTCCTGATTTGTCCAGTAGAGCATTATCTTATCTGACAGAAAACTTGACTAactttgttgaaacagaaaataTTGGTCATCTGTCAAAGACAGAACTTTTAGAAATATTGTCCAAAGATTACTTGAAATGTAAAGAAGACGTCATTATGAAAGGTGTCATGAAGTGGCTTGAAGCAAATAACCCGGATGCAGATgatgtaaaacatatatttgaaatgATCAGGATCAATCTTGTTGATCCAAAGTTCCTCGTTGAGAATGTGGTATTTTCAAAATTCGTCCTAGATCATGATACTGTTAAGCTAATGATAACAAATGCAATGCGTTCGCATGATCTGACATCAGGTTGTAACAGCAGATTTCAAAACGGACGTGTAGATCTCTTTGTTTTACAGTACACCAACACTTCACTTCTGTCTTGTTTTACATCAGAAGGGACATGGGAAGACGTTCCGCCTGCTCCAGTAGATCCTAGCTCTTGGTATTCAGCAGCAAGTCTAGGTAACAAGATCTACATCACCGGTGGTGAGCGTACAAGAAAATGTACTCTCGTTTACGACGTCTGTAGAAAAGAGTGGGAAACAGGTCCAGATCTCGAAGAACAACGCTTTGATCACTGCATGGCCACAGCTAATTGTAAAGTGTATGCAATTGGTGGTGAGTACAGCAAAACAATTGAAGAGATGAGCGAGAGTGGAACACGTTGGCAGGTTGTTGGAGATTTGAAACAGAACAGACAGGATGCATTCGCTGCTACATTTGGACACAACATTCTGGTGATGGGTGGACAGAGTGGAAGAAGTGAATCAGATGTTATCCAGTCTTTCAATACAGCGACTCGCTGTGTGTCTAACCTCGGCTCACGTTTACCATACAGCTCGATGTGTCTGAGAGGTTCGGTTCACCTCCCTGATGTATATCTGCTGGACTATGATGGAAATGTGATGCACGTCCAGGTCACTGACAGTGATGGTGAAATCAAAATAGAAGTCAAGTCAACAGCGAAATGGCGATCATTTGAATATTGTTTTGGCATATTATGGCAGAATGGAAGCTTATTGTCATTCGGTGGCTGTGACACTAACTGTGAAATTAGAAAATACAACGTCGCTGAAGGGAAAGaggaaaatattacttttataaaatcaacGAGAAGTGGTTATGTGTATGGTGTTCTGCCAGTGTCTCGTAAAGCATAA